In one Nicotiana sylvestris chromosome 8, ASM39365v2, whole genome shotgun sequence genomic region, the following are encoded:
- the LOC138875457 gene encoding uncharacterized protein: protein MVEGSRQWHEKLPFALLGYRITVRTSVGVTPYLLVYSTEAVILTEVELPSLRIVAEAKIDDDEWVKTPLEQLSLIDEKRLAAAEAKDKFAPNWKGSFVVTRVLSNGDLYLTDIEGKCAEMAINSDAVKRYYVSLWLMLTV, encoded by the exons atggtggaagggtccaggcaatggcatgagaagctgccttttgcattgttgggttatcgcattactgttcgcacttcagtaggggtaactccttatttgttggtatatagcACGGAAGCAGTGATACTCACGGAAGTTGAacttccatcccttcggattgttgcagaAGCCAAAATTGACGAtgatgagtgggttaaaacccccctggaacaattgagtttgattgatgagaaaagattagcagca gctgaagcaaaagataagtttgccccaaactggaaggggtcgttcgtcgtaacaagagtgttgtccaatggtgatTTATAtctaacagatatagaaggcaaatgtgcagaaatggctatcaattctgatgcagtcaaaagatattat GTATCTCTCTGGCTCATGTTGACTGTGTAA